One genomic region from Penaeus monodon isolate SGIC_2016 chromosome 24, NSTDA_Pmon_1, whole genome shotgun sequence encodes:
- the LOC119588817 gene encoding galactose-3-O-sulfotransferase 3-like: MFLKTHKCGSSTVQNILLRFAYSNNLTLALPEELNYLGDPASKFRADLLPPRLVPPGGKVDVFALHARLDVRESLKVLHQDALWITIVRNPVDVFESLYAYYDLREIYRLDVNDFKFMPMSVNDSLLKLPRASDLLGKNQMLFDLGFPDDLPEARLRQAIEGTDRLFDLVMVAERMDESLVLLRHLLCWSLHDVVVFAKNARRKGVRPALDAHTRRTLRELNGADARLYEHFLAKHRRAVIDFGVRRMAREVAALRGLRARYFRECNVVEVKGDEPFFQFREYSGLVSSYVTAETANQTCLLLCLPETPLVDLVRERQLRVGGP, encoded by the exons ATGTTCCTCAAGACACACAAGTGCGGGTCCTCCACGGTCCAG AATATTTTACTTCGGTTTGCCTACAGTAACAACCTCACTTTAGCTTTGCCGGAGGAACTGAACTACCTTGGTGATCCGGCAAGCAAATTCAGG GCCGACCTCCTCCCCCCGAGGCTGGTCCCCCCGGGTGGCAAGGTGGACGTGTTCGCCCTCCACGCCCGCCTCGACGTGCGGGAGAGCCTGAAGGTCCTGCACCAAGACGCCCTTTGGATCACCATCGTCAGGAATCCCGTGGACGTCTTCGAGTCCCTCTACGCCTACTACGACCTGCGGGAGATTTACAGATTGGATGTAAATGACTTCAAGTTCATGCCGATGTCGGTTA ACGAT TCCTTGCTGAAGCTGCCGCGAGCGAGCGACCTGCTGGGGAAGAACCAGATGCTGTTCGACCTGGGCTTCCCCGACGACCTGCCCGAGGCGCGGCTGCGTCAGGCGATCGAGGGGACCGACCGCCTCTTCGACCTGGTGATGGTGGCCGAGCGGATGGACGAGTCGCTGGTCCTGCTGCGCCACCTGCTGTGCTGGAGCCTCCACGACGTCGTTGTGTTCGCCAAGAACGCCCGTCGGAAGGGCGTGAGACCCGCCCTGGACGCCCACACGCGGCGGACGCTCCGAGAGCTGAACGGCGCCGACGCGCGCCTCTACGAGCACTTCCTGGCCAAGCATCGGCGCGCCGTGATTGACTTCGGCGTCCGGAGGATGGCGCGCGAGGTGGCCGCCCTCAGGGGCCTCCGCGCCCGCTACTTCAGGGAGTGCAACGTCGTCGAGGTCAAGGGCGACGAGCCTTTCTTCCAGTTCCGGGAGTACTCGGGCCTCGTCTCCTCCTACGTGACGGCCGAAACCGCGAACCAGACGTGCCTCCTGCTGTGCCTGCCGGAGACGCCGCTCGTGGACCTCGTGCGGGAGAGGCAGCTGCGCGTCGGCGGCCCGTGA
- the LOC119588818 gene encoding drosulfakinins-like, with translation MMPSTWTATVLIVVAASVLTEGAATPVRSPSSLARFLAPVVRHRLEEGRLPAALVEELVADFEDPELMDFHDADKRQFDEYGHMRFGKRAXXXXXXXXXYDDYGHLRFGRSLNTMTTDLHQTSDNAECL, from the exons ATGATGCCCTCAACGTGGACAGCGACAGTGCTAATAGTGGTGGCCGCGTCGGTGCTTACGGAGGGCGCCGCTACCCCGGTTCGAtcgccttcctccctcgctcGGTTCCTCGCTCCCGTTGTTAGACATCGG cTCGAGGAAGGCCGCCTCCCCGCCGCCCTGGTCGAGGAACTGGTGGCCGATTTTGAGGACCCCGAACTCATGGATTTCCACGACGCCGACAAACGCCAGTTCGACGAGTATGGACACATGAGGTTCGGCAAGCGCGCTNNNNNNNNNNNNNNNNNNNNNNNNNAGTATGACGACTACGGCCACTTGCGCTTCGGCAGGAGTCTCAACACCATGACCAC GGACCTCCACCAGACTTCAGATAACGCTGAATGcttatga